From one Staphylococcus kloosii genomic stretch:
- a CDS encoding 2-hydroxymuconate tautomerase: MPIVNVKLLEGRSDEQLKDLVSEVTNAVEKTTGADKNAIHVVIEEMKAAHYGVAGVRKADQ; encoded by the coding sequence ATGCCGATTGTCAACGTGAAATTATTAGAAGGTCGTTCAGACGAACAACTTAAAGATTTAGTATCAGAAGTAACAAATGCTGTAGAAAAAACGACGGGCGCAGACAAAAATGCAATCCATGTTGTTATTGAAGAAATGAAAGCTGCTCACTATGGTGTAGCTGGCGTAAGAAAAGCAGATCAATAA
- a CDS encoding LCP family protein: MSEDKHKTEISNEETSHTPPPRRTKKKKKVRKLPFIILIIVIVLAILIGYAVHGYNSGIQYAKNHGKTLKQHKFNGAAKNDGKITIMVLGADKEQGGISRTDSIMIAQYDYIHKKMKMMSVMRDIYADIPGHGKHKINSAYSIGGPELLRQTLKKNLDIDPEYYAILDFTGFEKMIDELEPNGVPIDVEKDMSANIGVSLKKGEHKLNGKELLGYARFRHDAEGDFGRVRRQQQVMQTLKKQLVSPGTLPKLPKVAGILRGYLNTNMPDSALIQTGLNFGLRGDKDVKSKTLPIQNSYQDYQSPTDGSALQIDKAANKKAAKAFLNN, encoded by the coding sequence ATGAGCGAAGATAAGCATAAGACAGAGATAAGCAATGAAGAAACATCGCACACGCCTCCGCCGAGGCGCACAAAAAAGAAAAAGAAAGTTAGAAAATTACCTTTTATTATTTTAATTATTGTAATTGTTCTTGCCATTTTAATTGGGTATGCAGTACATGGTTATAATTCAGGTATTCAATACGCCAAAAATCATGGGAAAACTTTAAAACAGCATAAATTTAATGGTGCTGCTAAAAATGATGGAAAAATTACAATCATGGTACTAGGAGCAGATAAGGAACAAGGTGGTATTTCTAGAACTGACTCCATTATGATTGCCCAATATGATTATATTCATAAAAAGATGAAAATGATGTCTGTTATGCGTGATATATATGCAGATATTCCTGGTCATGGTAAACATAAGATTAATTCTGCTTATTCAATTGGTGGTCCAGAATTATTAAGACAAACATTGAAAAAGAATTTAGACATTGACCCAGAATATTATGCCATTTTAGACTTTACTGGATTTGAAAAAATGATAGATGAGTTAGAACCTAATGGTGTGCCAATAGATGTCGAGAAAGATATGTCGGCTAACATTGGCGTATCATTAAAAAAAGGTGAACATAAATTAAATGGTAAAGAATTACTTGGTTACGCACGTTTCAGACACGATGCTGAAGGAGACTTTGGTCGTGTACGACGTCAGCAACAAGTTATGCAGACCTTGAAGAAACAATTAGTTAGTCCGGGTACTTTACCTAAATTACCGAAAGTGGCTGGTATTTTAAGAGGTTACTTAAATACAAACATGCCAGATTCTGCTTTAATTCAAACTGGATTGAATTTTGGTTTACGTGGCGATAAAGATGTAAAATCTAAAACGTTACCTATTCAAAATTCGTACCAAGATTATCAATCTCCAACAGATGGTAGTGCTTTACAAATAGATAAAGCAGCGAATAAAAAAGCAGCTAAAGCGTTTTTGAATAACTAA
- the msrA gene encoding peptide-methionine (S)-S-oxide reductase MsrA: MNINKAYFAGGCFWCMVKPFDTFEGIEKVTSGYMGGHVENPTYEQVKTGKTGHYETIEIEYDVALFSYNKLLEIFFSVIDPTDDGGQFQDRGSQYQTAIFYTNDHQQQQAKAYIEQMKNTIDKDKAIATKILPATPFYKAEDYHQDFYKKNPERYAEEQEQRQKYNN, from the coding sequence ATGAATATAAATAAGGCGTATTTCGCCGGAGGTTGCTTTTGGTGCATGGTGAAACCTTTTGATACATTTGAAGGGATAGAAAAAGTAACTTCAGGGTACATGGGTGGTCATGTTGAAAATCCAACTTATGAGCAAGTAAAAACAGGTAAAACTGGTCATTATGAAACGATTGAAATCGAATATGATGTCGCGTTATTTTCTTATAATAAATTATTAGAAATCTTTTTCTCAGTCATTGATCCTACAGATGATGGCGGTCAATTTCAGGACAGAGGTTCTCAATACCAAACGGCAATTTTTTATACAAATGATCATCAACAGCAACAAGCAAAAGCATATATAGAGCAAATGAAAAATACAATAGATAAAGACAAAGCTATTGCCACTAAAATTTTGCCTGCTACGCCGTTTTATAAAGCTGAAGACTATCATCAAGACTTTTATAAGAAAAATCCAGAACGCTATGCTGAAGAACAAGAACAACGACAAAAATACAATAATTAA